A window of Pyrus communis chromosome 3, drPyrComm1.1, whole genome shotgun sequence genomic DNA:
AACTTGGTCCCACAAAGTTCCATATCCGGACACGCTGTCTGATCCCCACGCGCCATTTGGCGCTTCAAGAACTCGATTAAAAACAGAAATGCGGTGCGAGAATTTCAAAGTTTCCTCTTTCGCATTCCCTCCGgcattcctttctttttcttatttttgggtataaaatgctccaaaactcgGAACATCTTTTCCTCTTCGTCTTGTCCAGTTTTTAATGGACTCACCAACCTCTCCGAGATCTGAATCTTCATCATCTCCGTCTTCTTCCGCCGAGACATGACGTCGTCATCATCTTATTCTCTCACTCTCCTCCGCCGTCTCTCTCCTCTCCAACTCTCTCGCTCCCGCCACTGCTCCTCCTCGCTTTGCACACCCGTTCGCCGCCGATCCGTTTCGGCCTTTTCGTTTCGGAGTTCCCGTATCCGATACGATCTTCAGGTTTGTTTTCTGGTATCTCCGGTTCGTttcttattttctgtttggttgccgagaaagcCAACTGTGACGAAAAGCCCTCTCACAGGCTCGTAGTGAAATGCTTATTCTAATGTGTTCTGATTTCATACGTTATCAATTGCAGTTGATCGGGCGGAGAAATGGGCGCCGCTTTCGCTACAGTTCTGTCGATTTCGGGTCCTTTGATTCTGTAGGCCTCATAGTTTTTGTTTGGTTCATATAAGGGGTTTGTAATTTAGCTAGATTTCGGTTCCGAATTTGCTTTGGTGCCCTTCTTAAGTACTGGCTTTGaagtgttttatttttatttcgatttttgaacTGAAATGCTATCAGGGGCGCATATATGaatggctttttttttctttttcttctcaggAATCAGCTGATATAACACCACTTGATGATTGGGGGACCGGACGTGAAGAGTCTACAGGGTACATGATTTATTCCAGCGGCGAAGATAGTGACGGAGAGTTTGTAGTAACCCCCGTTGCTGATATTGATTTGCCTGCCATCACCGTAGCAGCTGATGATGCTAGGACTGTCACTGCTCACCGGCTTGCAATGCTTGGACGTCAGCGTAAGAAGCACAGGCAAGTATGCCATCTGTTTATCGCGCATTGCTCACAGACTCGAAGGAATATAAACTTTTACATATTTAGCTAAAGCGGTTGTGTTTCATAGTTTGAGAGATACTCAAAATCACTTATTTATGTAATTGTATTTCGCCATGAGTTATGATAGATTTCAACAAGTGATTTTAAACGTACAAAATTTTACGATGAGAAGTAGGTTTTCTTTTGGTCACGTGGTTGAACTAGCAGTGTATGTGGGTCTTAGTCTGATTGTCGTTTACACTTAACATTTGCAGGATCAGACATGGCGTATTACTCAACATGGGATTGATACTGTTCTTAGTGGTGTTACTTTTATATGTGGATTCATGTGCGTGGAGGATTGTTAGACTACCTTTGGCACCATTTCACTTGACATGCCCCTTTTTTGTTTCAGCCATTTTAGCCTCTTGCGCGGGATATGTTTGTGTTCCTCTACTCTATGTCTTGAAGATTCGTCAAATTATCAGAAAAGAAGGGCCTGCGAGGCACTCCTTAAAGAAAAGAACTCCCACGATGGGTGGACTATTTTTTATACCAATTGGTGTAATTGTTGCGAAATTTATTGCCGGTTTTTCCTCTGTTGAAGTTTCTGGAGCTGCTGCAGCAACTCTTGCATTTGCTGCAATTGGGCTACTTGATGATATCTTAAGCCTCGTCAAGAAACATAACACTGGTTTATCTGCATGGACAAAATTTATTTTGGAGGTGAATTTACATTTgagtttttctttctcaaacttTGTGTGTGGATTACCAGTTAATCTTAAGAGTTGATTCTAAGTTCTATGAAACTTTTTAGCAATATTTATGTTATGCTTATTTTACAGGTAGCTGTTGGAACATGGTTTTCGTATTGGTTGCATACAGCAAATGTATCATCACCCTATGGCATGTATATCTTCTTCTAACTATTTTTCTGATGGTAACTCACATTTCTGTTCTTATGATGTTGACTTGTTGagtttaaaagaaaatatcaaCTTGTGTTTGGTTCTTATTTGCTAACAGTCTTTCACAAAAAGGGTCTATTgcaattttctctcttttttggttgtttttcttGTACTGTTAAACCTTCCCGCTTATCCAGGGGTCATATTTGTGTAGCTGTTTCTCTCCCATTcgaaaatcatccaaattcaGATTGCTGAAATATGTTCGACAGGTGCTGTGTGATATTCTTAACTGTGAAAGTTGCAACTGGGATTGATACCATACACACTAAATTTAACTTGCCGATAGTGGgacattttgtttttggattgtCATGGCTGAGTTACTCTCCTGCTTCTATATAATAAATGCTTTACTCAAGGTGCTTCTACTCAAGTTGTTCTTTTATTTCTCAATGCAGGAAACTGTTGGTTCCTCTACCTGCACTAGGACTCGTGTTCCTGGGAAAATGCTATCTAATGTTGGCTTCATTCTGTTTCGTATCTATGGGAAATGGGGTTAACTTAACAGATGGTCTTGATGGTCTGGCTGGAGGGTCTGCTGCGTTGGCTTTTGTAGGAATGTCGATTGCAGTTCTTCCAATATGTTCTGGTCAGTGTAATTGTCATTGCATGTCCGTTTTATGTTGATGTTTAGCTTTTCCGATTTGGTTGAACCTGTACTAGCGCAATTTCACCAAGGGGTTGGATATTTTACAGTTCTTAATCATTGAGAAAAAACTTATCCTTTCTACATAATTCTGGATTACTAAATTTTTGACTGCCTTATGAAACAGACCTTGCTATATTTGGAGCATCAATGGCAGGAGCTTGTGTCGGTTTTCTTTTGCACAACCGATACAAGGCAtctgtattcatgggtgatacCGGATCCCTGGGACTTGGGGGAGGGTTAGCTGCAATGGCTTGTTGCACAGGGATGTTTTTCCctttatttatttcatctggAATCTTTGTCATCGAAGCCTCATCAGTTATTTTGCAGGTTTGTTACCCATGCGAGTAAACATGTCGTCCATTCCTCTGTCCGTTTGATTATGTTTTGTGATTCAGGCAAATGGATGGATTTCACTCTCGTAATTGGTTTTAGAGTTCAGTTTTTCTGCGAACTAATATCTTAGAGCTCTTTTAGGTACTATACTTCAAGACAACCAAGCGTTTACATGGAGCTGGGCGCCGTCTCTTCCGAATGGCACCCTTTCATCACCACCTTGAACTATGTGGATTAAAAGAACCGGTCATTGTTGCTGGTGCATACGCTATATCGTCCATACTTGCGGTGTGTGCGGGTTATCTTGGCCTTATTTCTGCATAGCATTTCGACGTTGCTACCATTCTTTGTAGCTACTAGCTAGGATTACTAGAAttaatttttgtatgttttttaGTCTTTATTCTGTAATtgttggttgctgagaaaatagaGTAAATGTACATTTCAAACTTGTGTGCCAAACTTTGTTAACGAAAGTGAAACTATAGAATGGGCCATGCTTTAACGATATAGCCCACTTAAGTTGGACTCTCCTGTTTTGGGCTTCATCCTGGACTTCCAACTTCAACGCTAGTTACGCAATACAAATGGTGCATTGAACCACCACGCCACAAGAcgattcgattttttttttggtcacaAGACGATTCGgttttttttaaagatataGCCCACTTAAGTTGgactctccttttttttttttttttttgtcacaatTCGATTCGGTTTTCCGATTTGGCAGTTTTTATGCCCATCCctacgatctagtggtattcctcttcacttcacttgtaagtgagaggtcttaggttcaattctcgccaaagacgaatttgaaccacattattgctagtccattgtaaggctaagctcATCCTTCTTCTTAGTATAGGtcatatcgtttgttaaaaaaatacttTATCGCTAAAttcctaagaaaaaaaaattgaaaatgaagtaAAATATAAGGGTGGAAGGTTATTCGGAAAAGCAAAACCCAAAACTAAAGGTGAGTAATCACAATATTTAATAAATCAAGGGACATTTTTGCAAATTCAAAGTCTTTATTCTCACCACACAAAACCCTAGTTTGGCCTTTTGATATAAAACCGAAAGCGCTTACTCACTCCCCTCAGTCTTCTCTGCTTAGGGTTTTTTACAGTCGGCCAAAGCAACCAGCAGCCACCTCCAACCCTAGCACCCAATCTCTCCGTTTCGCAGCCATGGTAAGCAAATCTAAAATCCAATCTCTTCTCTCTCATGTATTTCGTCTCCGATttcatcttcatttttgttCAGAATTCAATCCGTGAGCTTTTTTTTGGTGTGTGTAAATCCCCAATCTTCCATTTTTATGTAGCTATGTTTCAGATCAAGAGCCCTCCTAGATATTTGTTTTGTGCAGATATTGGGTTTTTGAATGGTCTTTCGATTTTCGAATGCTTAACATTTGGTGCGAACGCCGCTAATGGAAAATTGGGTTCTGGTTTTTGGGTTCttttttctgaattttaattagtttaatgtTGGGTTAGGATGCAGATGATGTGGTGTTTTGATTGGGTTTCAGTCAATTTTGTAGGTTGATTTGATTTCGGCTTTTATCTATTAGTTTTCTGTATATACTAATCATGTTCTGATGTGATAAGTTCAATTTTTGTTGATAGGAATGAAAGTAATTTATGAAAATCAAAACTTGTCGATTcttcttcgatttttttttcagtgttttgaaaaatattgttatttGGAGTGGATGgttcaaatgtttgtttttcAATCGGAAGACATTGGCACTAAAGACAGAAATTTCAATTGGAGGAGTGGGTCTGATGTAAAGATGTGCTCGgcattatttgtgtttgttgcgTATCATTGTTGGCGCTAGATCTTCCTGTTTTGACATGTTCCTTTTTTATGTGTTCCGCAGTCGAAGAAGAAGGTTAGAGAGCCAAAGGAAGACAATGTCACCCTTGGTCCCATCCTCAAGGATGGAGAACATGCCTTTGGTGTTGCACACATTTATGCGTCATTCAATGACACATTCATTGTAAGTAAACTGATCTGTTTCCAGGCATTTTATGCATAATTCATTCTGTCTATTCTTCTGGTTGTAATGTTGATTCCTTGTTTATGTTTCAGCACGTGACTGATCTTTCAGGAAGAGAAACCCTTGTCCGTATCACTGGTAAGGAAATTCTCTCTTCTAGACTTTAAGATCAGCTAGATAGGCTTTTCTATTTCATACAACTTGGGCTCGTGTTGGGGTTTCGTTTAGTGAATGCTTTGGTTTATTTGTAAGTTTTATTTCAAAGAATGTGTAACAATCCTAACTGTAGCGTGATGAATTTAGCCACCTATATGTTCAGATGTTTCGTTACAAATAGTAATTTGTTATGTTTCATAAAGTATGCTTTTCTTTAAATGCAGGTGGTATGAAGGTGAAGGCTGACAGGGACGAGTCTTCCCCATATGCTGCTATGCTTGCAGCACAGGATGTTGCGCAGAGATGCAAGGTCTTGATCTATTTTCATTACACTGTCTATCTTTCTTTCTGTTCTTGAGTTAATCGTATTTCTTGTGAAGGTCATCTGGACCATTTTGTTCGATTGTGCCCATTATTACTAAACCTCAGTGCAATATTCctagtattataatatttttctttctgcttCCATTTAATGTGTCTTAACTTTTACGAATGCAGGAATTGGGTATTACTGCACTTCATATTAAGCTCCGTGCCACTGGTGGGAACAAAACTAAAACACCTGGTCCAGGTGCCCAGTCTGCCCTCCGGGCTCTTGCTCGTTCTGGAATGAGAATTGGTCGTATAGGTATGCCCTTAATTTCTTCAGTAAAGCTGTCATATTGTCCAAGAGGGCAAATTTTGTCTGGCGTACATGTTTTTGATATTCTTTTTGCAGCTGTCTGTATGAGTATGGAATGTTGACCTTTTTAATATCGTTTTTCAGAGGATGTGACTCCAATTCCAACTGACAGCACCCGTAGAAAGGGTggaaggagaggaaggaggctgTAAGCTTGCACCTCGTATCTGGTCAGAATTGCTTGTCAGGGTAGTTGCTGTGCCTCTGTCGGATTATGTTACTTCGAAATTAGGCGCTGTTACCTTCGGTTTCGAAACTCTCTAGTTTTTTCCTATGTTTTTCCAAAGATTTATTTCCAATTAATTCGGAAAGAGTTCTGCTACtctttaagttttgttttgttatttacaCTGTTATTCTGGTCTGCAATGAAGTATCTTTTGGTCTATTTTCTTCTTGCTGTTGGTGCAATTTCCTTCTTGCTGTGATTCTGGTCCGCAAGGGATTCTGCTAATTCATATTACTTGTGCAACTCATCAAGTGCAAACGTAGATACGTGGGTAACAAGTCTTATACTGTGCTCGGTTTTGCGTTAAATCTTCCGTTAGTTCTAAATACTTCATATCCTATGCATTAATGAAACCTGATTTGGTTTAATTGCCAGAAAATCATGCACGACGTCAACCCGATTTGGTTTTCGTTGCTACGAAATCAACCGCAGTAATATTTTCCTTCTATAAAAACATATAAGCAAATCATCAAATCCTATCCAGAGTGAGAGTAGAAGCTAGCTGACAAGATGAAAGGGGTTACTTTCTGCTAACTTCTGCTACTCGGTGCCTTGGCCATCGGCCAATATAGCACCTGCAGCTCTGGTTGTATCATCGGGACCAAGTACTTCGTGCGCATTGTCAACAATGGCGACCACAAACCAGTCGACTTCACTTGCAAATCCGAGGACGATGACATTAGCTGGAATCTTCCTAGCACGGGAGCGCAGTTTGAATTCGGATTCCTGCTCAATCTCGACACATATTTCAACTGCAACATAGAGTGGATGGAATATACTTGTACAGGATCAAATTTGATGACCATGTCAAAACGTATGAGtggattaataattaaattcaacATGAAAATGGCATATTGTTAcccaaaagaaataataaaaaggatTAGTCTTGTGGCGTGGTGGTTAAATTCCTTCCACTTAGATATGCCAAATTATAATTTACGACAAGAAAGATTCGAACGTGAACATGGACAATTCCAAGCTATCACCATGAGCCCACACTTCCTTGAAATATACTTGGGCCCATATAAAGGCCCAAAGGAGAGAAGCCCAAAATGGGTAATAAAAATGGACCTGAAGTCTAGCAAAATTACGATCCCGCCCGTCCAGCGCCCACCATCAAACCACCGCCCCTTGCTGATCGAAACCATCCACCCGAAATTCTCAATTCGGGATCGAAAGAATGAGCGAGGACTCCAAGACCAGAGGCCTTTCCGGCGGCCAGCAGGGGCAGAACCAGAGCCAGCAGCAGTACTACGGCACCTTCCAAGGCGTCGCCAACTACTACCCTCCGCCGCCGCAGCCATCGCCTGAGCCGGTTGTCGGGTTTCCTCAGCCGGTCCCACCTCCCCGTTCATCCGGCCGTCCTCCGTTGCCTCCccatcatcaccaccaccaccaccaccatcaccaacaTGGATACCAAACGGTTACTGGTATGATCGATAACCAATTTCTTTTCCGTGCtcatgaattttttaatttccttttaatttttgttcgttTTATTAAATCGGGTTTTTGGGGTTTGGAGGTTATGCTGTTGTGGAAGGAAGACCTGTAAGGGAACGACGCCTTCCTTGCTGTGGCATCGGCATAGGCTGGTTATTGTAAGTTGATTCCTTGCagttccatctttttttttttttttgaagttttgttTTACGgtcctttgtttttgtgttgtaAGCATTGAAACCTTCTAACAATTCATAAATTTCCCAGAGAACATATTGGTTATGGAAGATTTAGTCAAGAATTAGAATGGATAGCTACCGGATCGATACAAAACATGTTGGTTTTGTGTGTTGATCATCATTTGTCCTGACATAATTAACTAATGTATCGAACGAATACCATTGTGGAATTCTTTCCTTTCCCAAACAAACCATGGACTTTTCTACTAGCTATGTGTCTGCCCGTTAAGTCGCTGCATTCTGTTTTTTAGTTCTGCTTATATATCAGTGGCTTCCCATCGTCAGTTGTGGGACAACACCAACCTGTGCCGTCTTGGCTAAGGCAGCTCGAATCTTGCCGCTGGTTAGTAGTTACATGGTTGGACCCAGTATGTTCTCACAGGAAGCAGTTTATAATGGGATGATCATTTGTTGGACAAATTTTGATCTTTAAAATTTAGGGAGTTCTGCTAGTTCCGGACTTCATTATAGGatcatgataagaaaaagtCTTCTTGATGCTTACCattgaaatttttaatcttttgacTAACAAGAATTGTTCCGTTATCATTCTTCTGGCTGGCTGTTACTAAATACTGACAGATTACACTTTGACTCTTTCTGAAGGTTTATAGCAGGTTTCTTTCTTGGAGGCATCCCCTGGTATGTTGGAACTTTCATCTTACTTTGTGTGCAGGTGGACTACAGAGAAAAACCTGGATATGTAGCATGCACAATAGCTGTAAGTGTTCCTTCCTTATGTTTCGTATCATAAAATCTACATGTGCAAGAAATTCTTTTCATTGTCTAACTCCCACAGACATAGTAACAGTTTGAGGATTCACGAAATAGTGATAAAATTTGCAACCAACAACACAGTGGCACTAGACATATCTGGTTTTAGATAACCATGTACATAATAGGAACTCATGCATAAGGTTCAGACTTATCTTGTTTAGCATATTATTCAAAAGTTGAAATTTTGGATAAGTGCGTGATGTTGGTTATGAACTTTATAATGTCACTAATTTGGCAATATTAGTGCTTCGAAAGAATTAGAAAAGTGAAAATCCGAAAGAATCTGATTTCTACAGTTTTAGTTATACAAGAGCCCCGCAAAAGGTCTAATCGTTATGGATTTCCTGAATGATTTAGAGAATTTGTCTCATCCACCATTAGTCCATGTATCATTGACTTGATGGATGATGGTTGTGGTTGTTACTTTAATTGCTTGTTTGTTAGTCTTATAGCAAGGCCTGCAATCTTGGGTAACCTCGCCTTTGTTATGGGTGGAGGGTTGTTGCCCCTAGTTAAGTATGTATTAGTGTTGGAGCGGGAAAATTGGGTTCCTCCAATTCTTAAACCAGTAATTGTAACCATGTTGAGAAGCACGCATGGCACCATCTTCGCTTGCCATCACTGAGGGAGGAGGGGGTACCTGCAAAAAACACTCCGACTCCTCAAGTCAGTGTTTGTTCAAATTGCCGTACATTATACCTAATACCATTTCTCTCACCTCCCTATGCTGGTGTGATTATTGGCCTTTAAAGGCATAAAATGCTTGGGCTCCAAGACCTactttctttctatttctcCATGTTCCGCATTCCATGCAAGTGTTTGATCACGTTCCTTAATTCTATCCCCAGTCCCCCAAGTTTAGAAGTCATGGGAAGTGGCACATTGCTTGAGCCTTAATTTCTGCACCCAAAGTTAGTAATTTCCTTACTGCCTGTCCTAAGTCGACGTACCATTGCACGAATTTAGCGATTGTTTCAAGCCACCATATTCTAATTCTAAGGTGTGGTCCAGTTGTTATAAACATGTTATGCTATGAGGACATCTAGTGTTCTTCGTCATTGGGGTAATGCTGTTTACTTGATGTTCATTCCTGCCGTACTCGAGTTCGTTTAGAAGATAGAAATAGAAGCTGTACCCTAGTGTTTTTTTGGGTTCATTGTTTTGACTGCTTAGTTGATAGAAGCAAGGTATACACATGGCTTTGCTTTCGTTTTGAGTTATGTTTTTGCATTTTTTCAGTCGATTCTTGCTGTGATTGCTATTACTCTGGGCGTAACGAATGGAGCTGAAAACCTGATGAGGTTTCATTAAGGACTGCGAACGGTGATCTGATCCTGTGTCTGTACCTAGCCTT
This region includes:
- the LOC137729847 gene encoding phospho-N-acetylmuramoyl-pentapeptide-transferase homolog, whose protein sequence is MTSSSSYSLTLLRRLSPLQLSRSRHCSSSLCTPVRRRSVSAFSFRSSRIRYDLQLIGRRNGRRFRYSSVDFGSFDSESADITPLDDWGTGREESTGYMIYSSGEDSDGEFVVTPVADIDLPAITVAADDARTVTAHRLAMLGRQRKKHRIRHGVLLNMGLILFLVVLLLYVDSCAWRIVRLPLAPFHLTCPFFVSAILASCAGYVCVPLLYVLKIRQIIRKEGPARHSLKKRTPTMGGLFFIPIGVIVAKFIAGFSSVEVSGAAAATLAFAAIGLLDDILSLVKKHNTGLSAWTKFILEVAVGTWFSYWLHTANVSSPYGMKLLVPLPALGLVFLGKCYLMLASFCFVSMGNGVNLTDGLDGLAGGSAALAFVGMSIAVLPICSDLAIFGASMAGACVGFLLHNRYKASVFMGDTGSLGLGGGLAAMACCTGMFFPLFISSGIFVIEASSVILQVLYFKTTKRLHGAGRRLFRMAPFHHHLELCGLKEPVIVAGAYAISSILAVCAGYLGLISA
- the LOC137729339 gene encoding small ribosomal subunit protein uS11x-like; protein product: MSKKKVREPKEDNVTLGPILKDGEHAFGVAHIYASFNDTFIHVTDLSGRETLVRITGGMKVKADRDESSPYAAMLAAQDVAQRCKELGITALHIKLRATGGNKTKTPGPGAQSALRALARSGMRIGRIEDVTPIPTDSTRRKGGRRGRRL